ACCGTGGCTTCTTTTCCCGGGTGTTCTGCCGGGACGAGTTCGCCGAGCTGGGACTGGAAACCAATTTCGTCCAGTTCAACACCTCCTTCAGCCGGATCAAGCACACCTTCCGGGGTATGCATTACCAGCTGGGCAAGAACGCCGAGGTCAAGGTCATCAAGGTGGTCCGCGGCGCGCTGCTGGACGTGGTGCTGGACCTGCGCGAAGACAGCCCGACCTTCGGCAAGTGGACCGCGGCGGAACTGTCGGCAGACAACCGCACCATGATGTACGTGCCGCGCGGCTGCGCCCACGGGTTCCTGTCGCTAACCGAGGATGTCGAGATGGTGTATTTCGTCTCGGCCTTCTACGACCCCGAGAACGAGCGCTCGGTGCGCTGGAACGACCCGAAGTTCGGCATTGAGCTGCCCTTCGAGCCGGCGCTGATCTCGGACAAGGATGCCGGCACCCGTGACTTCGACCCGGCCTGGCATCTCGGCAAGACAGCCTGATCACGAAAAGGGAGAGACGAGATGCGCATCTTGGTAACCGGGGCCAGCGGTCTGATCGGATCCGCCATGGTCGAGCGGCTGGCACAGAGCCATGAGATCCTGACGCTGGGGCGCCGCGCCTCGGCGGATTTCCGCGCCGACCTGTCCGATCCCGCGGCCATCGCCGCGCTGGAGCTGCCGGCCATCGATGCACTGGTCCATTGTGCAGGCGTGGTAGACGAGGATTTCCGCGACCATCCCGAGCGGGCCATGCAGATGGCGATGTTCGGCGCCGATGCGCTGGTGCAGAAGGCGGTTTCGGCCGGGGCGGCCCGGCTGGTCTACATCTCGTCGGCCCATGTCTACGGGCCGATGGTAGGCCATGTGGACGAAACCACGCCCTACAACCCGGTCTCGAACTACGCGATCGCCCATTTCGCCACCGAGCAGGTCTTCCGCCGCCAAGCCAAGGGCGCCGTGGCCGGGGCTGCCCTGCGGCCCTGCGCGGTCTTCGGGGACCTGGCCGATCCCTCGGGCTTCCGCCGCTGGTCGCTGATCCCCTTCTCCTTCCCGCGCGACGCGGCGATCGAGCACAGGATCGTCATCCGCTCCACCGGCGAACAGCGCCGCAACTTCGTCGGCACCGCCGACGTGGCGGCCTGCTGCGCCAACTGGCTGGACAGCGCGCCCGAAGGCTGGAGCGGCCTGAACCCGCTGGGCACACTGACCGGAACCGTCTTCGATTTCGCGCAGATCTGCGCCGAGGTCTCCGAGACGCTCACCGGCACCCCCTGCGAGATCACGCGGGTCACGCCCGAGGGCCCGACTCCGGGCGAGGATTTCGACTACGCTACCGTCTCGCCGCTGGCGCAGGGCAACCAGGACCTGCGCCCGGTGCTGGAACGGCTGATGCGCCACGCGCTTGACCAGTAAAAGCAGGAGGCCTGACCCATGCCCCGCCTGACCATCGGCCTGATCACCTACAACGGGGCGGACAAAATCCGCCGCAGCATCGACAGTCTGCTGGACCAGAGCTACACGGACCTGGAGTTGCTGATCTTTGACAATGCCTCGACCGACGGCACCACCGAGATTTGCCAGGACTATGCCGCCCGCGACCCACGCGTGCGTCACGTGCGCCATCCCGAAACCATCCCGCAAAGCGCGAACTTCCGCGGCGTGCTGATGGCCGCCGAGACCGAACTATTCATGTGGGCCACCGACGATGACAACTGGAGGCCCGACTTTGCCACCAACTGCATCCGCGAACTGGACAGCCACCCGAACGCCGTGGCCGCCTGCACCAAGGTTCGCTTCCGCAAGCCCGATGGCCAGGAAGACCCCGCGCGCGGCACCTTCACCATCACCGGCACCCCCGAAGAGCGGGTCAGGACCTATTTCTCGAACCCGCGCGACAGCGCCCGGCTGTTCGGTGTCTACCGCACCGAGGGGCTGAAGCGGGCCTACCCGGCCGATGTCAACGTCTTCGGCTACGACTGGCTGGTAGTGGGCCTGTCGATGCTGGAGGGCGACCACATCGAGGCCGAGGGCACCGAGCTGATCCGCACCGCCAATCCCCCGGGCAAGTACTTCGAGAAGTTCACCCGCCACTTCGTTCGGGAAGAGGGGCTGTTCGGCCAGCTGTCCTACATCCTGCCCCTGCTGCCGCTCTCGCGTGAGATCAAGCGCAACTTGCCCGCCCCGGCTTGGCGCGCCGCGCGCGGCAAGGTCCTCCGCCTTAACCTCCACCAGTCACTGATGCTGCTGAAATGGAAGTACCCCGCCTTCGAAGGACTGTTCAGGGCGCTCCGCTCCGTCGACCGCACCGTCGGCAACAGCTAAGGAAGAGGCAGAAATGCAGAAACTGAGTGACCCACGGGAAAATAATTTCAACATCCTGCGACTGGTGGCAGCCTCCGCAGTAATTTTCTCTCACGCGGTTGATCTCACGACGGGTCACCACGATTTTCTGGCTGAGAAAATCGGGTATTCCGGTGGCTGGATCGCGGTCAGTGCCTTTTTCAGCATCAGTGGGATGCTGATCTACAAATCTATCGTCCGCAGCCGCAGCGTTCGGGAATATATGACTGCCCGTTCACTCAGGATTTTTCCTGGTTTGTGGGTGATGCTGATCTTGACGACCCTCTTTCTGGGGCCAGCCATAAGCACCCTAAGCATTCCCGAATACTTTACATCATCGCAGCTACCGGAATATTTCTTCGGCAACGCCATTCTCTATCTCCCGCGATATTTCTTGCCCGGCGTCTTCGAAAGCAACTCGCTGACAGCCGTCAATGGCTCACTCTGGACATTGCGGTTCGAATTCACCTGTTACCTGATTACACTTTTGTTGTTCCTGATCGGTGCCTACCGCACAGAGACCACGTTCCGCATCATGTGCGCCATTATTGTCGCAGGCTATCTTGTATACTTGGGCCTAGGCATTATGCAGGGCACTCTGGATCAGGTGCTTTACGACGGCAGCGACATTGCCAAGCTGCACCGCATGTTTTTCGCCTTTTTCGTTGGGATCATCGTCGGTCATTACATTGACCAGATCCGTCCCAAAGCTTGGTGGGTTGTCCTCAGCGGCGCGGCCACCTGGATCAGCTTTGGCACGCCCCTCTTTGCAACAGCCCTCATCATCTTCATCGCGCTGGCGGTCTTCTGGTTCGCCTTCCTGCAACAGGGCTGGCTTGTGCCGTTCCGCCAGATGCATGACTACAGCTACGGGATCTACATCTACGGCTTCCCGGTTCAGCAAACCGTCGAGCATTTTCTGCCCGGTCTGTCCTCACTCGGTAATGCCCTTCTGAGCCTCGCGATCACCCTACCCTTCGCAGCGGCGTCCTGGCACTTCGTCGAAAAGCCGGCGCTCGGTCTCAAGGCACGTCTGCTGACCAAAAGAGGCACCGCGTGAATCTCAGACGCAACAGTATCTTCGCCGCCACCGAGGTGGTGGTCTACGGACTTGGCCTGTTCTTCATCTACCGCAACGTCGTGCAGGTACTCGGGGTCGAGATGTTGGGGGTCTGGTCCTTGGTGTTGGCCACGACGGCCTTTGGCCGGGTGGCAGATGTGGGCATTGCCGGTGGGCTGGGCCGATACATCGCCCGTTCTCTTGGCGCAGGCCGCCCTGACAAGGCGATCATGTACATGCGCACCGGGATCCTCTCAATCTCGGCACTCATGGGGGCCATTGCGCTGCTGCTGTGGTACCCGCTGTGGAGAGCATTGGCGATCGCACTCGAGGGTGAGGAACTGGCCATCGCGCGGGATATATTGCCTTGGGCGATTTTCAGTTTTTGGCTTCTGAACCTCAAGGCGGTTATGGATGCCTGCCTCTTGGGGGTGCATCGCGCCGACCTGCGCGCCGTGGCCAATATCGCCGGGATGCTGCTGCAGGTCTGGGCCTCGCTGGCGCTGGTAAACGATTACGAACTGCATGGCCTAGCTTGGGCTCAGGCAGCGCAATTCTTCTTGGCGATCGGCTTGTCAGTTGTCTTCCTTCTAACTGTAGCTCGAGTGAATACCGAAGGTTCCCCCATACGGAGCTGGTTCTCATACGAGCAGTTCCGCGAAATGCTGGGCTTTGGGGTAAAACTGCAGATCGGCACTATCGCCAACCTGCTGTTCGAACCCGGGGTCAAGATCGTGCTGGGGGCTATTGCGGGCACCGCGATGCTAGGCATTTTCGAGATGGCCTATCGCTTTGTATACCAAGTTCGCAACGTCGCCATTCGTGCGATCCAGACCACGGTACCATCCTTTGCAGATTACGACGCGCGCGACAATGACGACATCGTTGACCTGTTCTCCAAGGTCAGCCGCACCGCCGCCATTGCCACTGCCACCTTGATGCCC
Above is a genomic segment from Alloyangia pacifica containing:
- a CDS encoding MATE family efflux transporter; translation: MNLRRNSIFAATEVVVYGLGLFFIYRNVVQVLGVEMLGVWSLVLATTAFGRVADVGIAGGLGRYIARSLGAGRPDKAIMYMRTGILSISALMGAIALLLWYPLWRALAIALEGEELAIARDILPWAIFSFWLLNLKAVMDACLLGVHRADLRAVANIAGMLLQVWASLALVNDYELHGLAWAQAAQFFLAIGLSVVFLLTVARVNTEGSPIRSWFSYEQFREMLGFGVKLQIGTIANLLFEPGVKIVLGAIAGTAMLGIFEMAYRFVYQVRNVAIRAIQTTVPSFADYDARDNDDIVDLFSKVSRTAAIATATLMPAVIIGSPLVSWLWLSEVNYLFIFITALIAVMWGIGILASPAFFLGIGIGRVAPNVVGQIMAGILAPAFVYLICTVATPDWAVLGVVLGRLPGDLLPAVLTRPRGHWHHAAILNPYNLAALVIVVVFSVVAAWIAFARIT
- a CDS encoding acyltransferase family protein; amino-acid sequence: MQKLSDPRENNFNILRLVAASAVIFSHAVDLTTGHHDFLAEKIGYSGGWIAVSAFFSISGMLIYKSIVRSRSVREYMTARSLRIFPGLWVMLILTTLFLGPAISTLSIPEYFTSSQLPEYFFGNAILYLPRYFLPGVFESNSLTAVNGSLWTLRFEFTCYLITLLLFLIGAYRTETTFRIMCAIIVAGYLVYLGLGIMQGTLDQVLYDGSDIAKLHRMFFAFFVGIIVGHYIDQIRPKAWWVVLSGAATWISFGTPLFATALIIFIALAVFWFAFLQQGWLVPFRQMHDYSYGIYIYGFPVQQTVEHFLPGLSSLGNALLSLAITLPFAAASWHFVEKPALGLKARLLTKRGTA
- a CDS encoding glycosyltransferase family 2 protein — its product is MPRLTIGLITYNGADKIRRSIDSLLDQSYTDLELLIFDNASTDGTTEICQDYAARDPRVRHVRHPETIPQSANFRGVLMAAETELFMWATDDDNWRPDFATNCIRELDSHPNAVAACTKVRFRKPDGQEDPARGTFTITGTPEERVRTYFSNPRDSARLFGVYRTEGLKRAYPADVNVFGYDWLVVGLSMLEGDHIEAEGTELIRTANPPGKYFEKFTRHFVREEGLFGQLSYILPLLPLSREIKRNLPAPAWRAARGKVLRLNLHQSLMLLKWKYPAFEGLFRALRSVDRTVGNS
- the rfbC gene encoding dTDP-4-dehydrorhamnose 3,5-epimerase — translated: MKFNETSLQGVYTIDLEPRGDDRGFFSRVFCRDEFAELGLETNFVQFNTSFSRIKHTFRGMHYQLGKNAEVKVIKVVRGALLDVVLDLREDSPTFGKWTAAELSADNRTMMYVPRGCAHGFLSLTEDVEMVYFVSAFYDPENERSVRWNDPKFGIELPFEPALISDKDAGTRDFDPAWHLGKTA
- a CDS encoding NAD-dependent epimerase/dehydratase family protein, with product MRILVTGASGLIGSAMVERLAQSHEILTLGRRASADFRADLSDPAAIAALELPAIDALVHCAGVVDEDFRDHPERAMQMAMFGADALVQKAVSAGAARLVYISSAHVYGPMVGHVDETTPYNPVSNYAIAHFATEQVFRRQAKGAVAGAALRPCAVFGDLADPSGFRRWSLIPFSFPRDAAIEHRIVIRSTGEQRRNFVGTADVAACCANWLDSAPEGWSGLNPLGTLTGTVFDFAQICAEVSETLTGTPCEITRVTPEGPTPGEDFDYATVSPLAQGNQDLRPVLERLMRHALDQ